ACGGACATGAGCAACAACACCCAGACCAATTCGATAAATTTCACCGGCTGGCGCACGCTGCAGGCTGGTTTCAGCATCGTTTCAACCGACACTTACAAGTGGACCGCGGTAAAACAGGTCCGCATCTCGCTGCAGCGCGCGCCGGGCGGCAAGACGAAAGGACAGATCATCCTCGCGCAGCTGGAAGCGGAAGGAAACACCTGGACAGTCAACGCTTCCACGCCGTCCTCGGCCAGTCTGTCGGTCGCGGGCATCAACAATGAGGACAATCCGGAATATTCCCCCATTTTCTCGGCGGGCGGCGAAGCCCAGCAGGTGTACAACGACCTCTACGGCTCGGTGGAAGACCAGCAGCAGCTTACCAATTCCGAAAACGTGATCGAGCAGTCGCTGAACCTGATCTACACCTCCACCGGCCCAGCTGTCATGTCGGCCGACCGGCGCTTCACCAATTCCATTGACATTTCAGCGCACAAACTGTTCAGCTTTCTGCTGAACAATCCGCCCGGAAACGAGGTGAGCACCACCACGCTCGTGTTCCTGCGCATCGGCACCGACTCCGCCTACAAACAGGTGCAGATTCCGCTCGGATTCACCGGCTGGCGGCAGTACAAACTTGAACTGACCGACAGCAACGGCGACGGCGTGGCCGACGACTGGCAGAACGCCTGCAACTACGAAATGACGCTCACGTCGTCGGGGACGGCATCATTCGCGTCAATCGGCATTATCCGCGCGGGCATCATGACAACCGACATGCAGGCCCATTCCGGATCGGTCTGGCTCGACGAGCTGTTTGTGGGCGAGCCGCGCACGCTGGTCGGCAACGCCAAAAAACTGCAGGCTGACTTTCAGGTGCCGGGCTGGGGCGAATTCGGCGGCAAATACAAGTCAATGGACCGCAATTTCCAGACCCCGGTTTCCGTCAACACGAAACAGGACTCCGCAGAAACGACCGCTTACATGCGCCTGCGCCGCATCTCGGTGCTGCCGATGGAGGCGACGTACTCGGACAAGAAAGTTGTCACCCCATACACCGTCACGTCGGACGACAGTTCCAACCTCGTGTCGCTTATTTCACAAGGCGAGGTGACTACCAAAAACGGCACCGCCAAAGCCACGCTGGCCGTGCCGAAACTGCCGCAGGTGGACATGTCTTACTCGTTCACCAAAGCCAATTACGCGTCACTCGGCCGTGACGACGATTATAAAATTTACTCCGCGGCGATGAAATACAGCGTGCCGCTTAAAACCGCGGCGCTGCCCCGCAGCATTGACGCGCGCTATTCCCGCGCGAACAACGACACGGTTTACAATAACCTGTCGCTCATCAGCACGAGCAGCTATTACACGGCTTACGAAAAAGTGGACGACATGAGCCTTGGCCTGATGTTCGCGCCGTGGAAAGGCGCGGCGTTCAACCCTTCCTACGCGCTCAAGCAAAGCAAGGAAACCCGGCCCGGCGCAGGCGCGGGCGATACGGCCGTCTCCTACAACAAATCGCTCACCCAGACGGCGGGCTTCACCGGCAATTTTCCGCTGCTGGCGTGGTTCAACCCAACGGCGAGCTATTCGGTCAACACGATCGAAAACGCGAACCTCACCGTCAGCACCATTACCGTAGGCGCCAATTCGCAGGCCTTCAGCGTGGGGCAGATAAAAACGGTCAACCGCACGGCCAACGGCGGACTCAACATAAATCTCAGCGGCGCGCAGGTCGTGCCGTCGTGGGCCGCGCTCAAAACCCTTACGCTCACCGCCGGCTACCAGCTGCAGGACGGCGACACCTGGACCGGCGTGGACAACAACATGGACACCAAAACGATGCTGTGGATACGCATCCCGCTCAAAACGGCCAGCATCTACACCGCGCGCACCAACCTTACCCTGCGCGACACGGTGACCTCCACACAGCGCTGGTCGCCGCTGTCCACCGTATCGTTCGGCAAAACGCTCGCGCCGCTGAAAACGCTCGCGCTTTCCAACACCTTCTCCTATGCCGTGGAGCGCAAGGAAATAACCGGTACCTACACCAAAACGGTTACGAAAAACCTGCCGAACATACTGGCGACCCTTAACCAGCTGGAAACGCTTACGGGCACGTCCCGCTGGATCAGCAGCGCGATCGGAAACGTCAAGTACTCGCGCAAGACGACCGAAGTCATCGCCACCAGCCTGGCCACGGAAAACACCTACGGCGTGGATCTGCGGTTTCTGGCAATGAAAAAAGTGGACAGTTCCATTATCGCCAACTTCATCAACACCAACACCGTGGATCTCCGGCTGAACGCTGAAACCGCCTCGACCAGGCACCGCGACGCGAGCGTGCAGGGGACATTCAATTCCGGCAAATTCCGCCTGACACCGAAAGTGGATTACTCATTCGACCAGTCATACACTTCCGCCATGCTGTCGGGCGAAACCACCACCGTGACGCCCAGCCTGCTCGCGCGCGCCGACATGAACCTGCCCAAAGGCCTGCAGCTGCCGTTTATGAGCAAGCCGCTGATGTTCACCAACCGCGTGGTATGGACCACGACGCTGAGCTTCGCCGTCAAACGCTCCCAGATCACTCAGGCGGACAATACGAACCTGCTGTCGCTTTCAACAAACGCGGATTACGAGATATCGAAAAACCTGCGCGTCGCGCTCAACGGCGGTTTGCAGCGGCTCTGGCACAAATACCTGCCGGAAGAAGAATATGTCAGTTTTCAGGCCGGCACAACAATGACGCTGCAGTTCTAGCGGTTCCCCTATGACCGGAAAAACGGATAACCCCTGTTCCCGTCCGCGCCAGGCGGGCCTCATGCAGCAGCTGAAGACGCTGGTTCTGCACATACTGCTGCCGCATACCTGCGCGCACTGCGGCGCGGATCTGCCGTTCGGGAAAACCGCGCTGCTGTGCCGCGCCTGCCAGGCAAAACTGCTGCCGGTGTCATATCCCCTGTGCCTGCGCTGCGGGTTGCCTTTGCCCGACGGCGGCGCGCACTGCCGCCATTGCCTGGGCGTGAAAGCGGACGGCTACAAATGCAGAATAATCCGTTCCGCGCTGCACCTGACGCCGGAACTGAAAAGCGCGGTTCATTCGTTTAAATACCGCTATAAACCGGGCATGGCGGCTTATCTGGCGCAATACATGCAGCTGGCTTACCTGCGGCACCCGGAGCTGCACGGCGCGGACGCGCTGGTTCCGGTTCCCATGCATGAGAAACGGCTGGCAGAGCGGGGCTTCAACCAGTCCGCCGCGCTGGCGCAGGAACTGGCCCGCGCCGTAAAAATACCTGTAGCCGATGCCTTGCTGTCAAAAACATCTCCAACGGCCCAGCAGGCTAAACTGAACCGCGGGCAGCGGCAGAAAAACCTTTTGAACTCTTTCGCGGCCGCGCCCGGCGCGAAAGGGCTGGAAGTGCTTTTGATAGACGATATCTGCACCACCGGCGCGACTCTGGAGGAATGCGCCCGCGCCCTGCGCCGGGCCGGAGCCGGCCGCGTGCGCGCGCTGACGCTCGCCCGGGAATTGCCGCCCGCCCGAAAACCCGCCGCGCCGGATACCGCCGGCGATATGGACCCGTAAACCGAAGGCCCCGCTGACGCGGGGCCTTGAAAAACACGGAAACGCGCTGCCCGTTTACAGCCGCACGATTTTTTTAGACCGGATGCCTTTCGCCGCGTTTCTGGTATCAAACACCAGCGCGGAATGCCGGACCAGCTCCCTGTAATCAACGCATTTATGTGCGGTAAGGATTACAACGCAGTCGTACTTCGCGAGCATCGCCGCGGACAGTTTTTTTGAAACCAGCTTTTTCCCCGCCACCGCGAACTCCCTTACATACCGGTCATGGTAATCCACCCGCGCGCCGGTTTTGCCGAGCAGGGAAATAACGTCCAGCGCGGGCGATTCGCGCGGATCGGAGATATCGGCCTTGTAAGTGACCCCCATCACCAGAATGGCACTCCCCGACAGACACTTGCCCGCTTCGTTAAGCATCCTGTAAACCCTGTTCACAACATAGGCCGGCATGGTGGAGTTGATCGTGCCGGCCAGCTCTATAAAGCGCGGCTCGAAATTGAGTGTTTTCATTTTCCAGCCGAGATAATGGGGATCGAGCGGGATGCAGTGTCCGCCGATTCCGGGGCCGGGATAAAACGGCATGTATCCGAACGGTTTTGTGGCGGCGGCATCCAGAATTTCCCACACATTCAGGCCCAGCCGGTCGCACATGAGCGCGAACTCGTTGACCATGCCGATATTGACCGCGCGGAAGGTGTTTTCAAGCAGTTTCACCAGCTCCGCCGCGCGGGTGTTTGACACTTTCAGCACGCGTTCGACAACTGCGCCGTACAGCGCGGCGGCATATTCCGTGCAGGCGGCGGTTTCGCCGCCGACAACCTTGGGCGTATTGATAATGCCGTAATCGGGATTGCCCGGATCAACCCGCTCGGGCGAAAACGCCAGATAGAAATCGCGGCCCGTTTTAAACCCGGTTTCCTCCAGCATCGGACGCACCAGCTCGGTGGTCGTGCCGGGATAGGTGGTGCTTTCCAGTATTATCAGCTGGCCCCGGCGCAGGTATTTGCGAACCGACTCGACCGCCGCCACTATATACGAAACATCGGGGTCCTTGCTTTTGCGCAGCGGCGTGGGCACGCAGATGATAATGGCATCCTGTGCCGCCAGCTCCGAAAAATCGCCGGTGCAGCGCAGCGCGCCGGATTGCACGAGCGGAGAAAGCGTGTCGTCCGCAATATCATCCACATAAGATTTTCCGGCGTTAAGACCGGCCACTTTTTTCAAATCCACCTCGAAACCGGTGACTTTAAATCCCGCGCGGGCAAACTCCACGGCCAGCGGCAACCCCACATATCCCTGCCCGATAATGCCGACCGCGGCTTTTTTCGTTGCTGCAAGTTCTGGAAAGTTTCTCATCATATATCCTGTAAATCCCTTACTAATTAAATATAACTAATTCTACAAAATTACCGGGCTCGCGCGCAGGCCCCGCGCATTTGCAGCGGGCAGCGAAAAAGGATATCATATGGTCAGCGTCATATAAGACGATATCCGTTTCACTTTCGGCGGCGACCATAATGAAAAAGATGAATATTTGTGTAGTAGGCACCGGTTATGTGGGGCTGGTTACCGGAGCCTGCCTCGCGCAGGCGGGGCACCGGGTGGTATGCGTGGATTCCGATATCCGCAAAATCGCCATGCTGGAGAAAGGCGAAATACCGATTTATGAACCCGGTCTGGCGGAAGTCGTGGCAAAAAACCGCAAAGCCGGCAGGCTGTTTTTCACCCGCTCGATAGCGCAGGGAATCATCCATAAAGGCCACCACGCCGACGCGGCGTTCATCGCGGTGGGCACGCCGCCCCGGTCGGACGGGTCGGCCGATCTGTCATTCGTGGAAAAAGTGACCGAGGAGATCGCGTTGGCGATAACACAGTACACGGTCATCGTTGAAAAATCCACCGTGCCGGTGGAAACGGGCGAATGGATCGCCAAAACCGCAGCCCGCTTCGTGCGCAAGGGCGTGGAATTTGGCGTGGCGTCCAACCCGGAATTTCTGCGCGAGGGCTCCGCGGTAACCGATTTTCTGCATCCCGACCGGGTGGTGGTAGGCACCGAATCCGACCGGACGGCCAAAGTGATGAAAGACATTTACGCCCCGCTCGACTGCCCCATTCTGCTGACGGACACAAAAAGCTCGGAACTGATCAAGCACGCGTCAAACTCGTTTCTGGCGGCCAAGATTTCGTTCATCAACGCCGTCGGCGCGCTGTGCGAACGGACTGGCGCGAATGTGGAAGACGTAGCCAAAGGCATGGGCATGGACGCGCGCATCGGCCACAGTTTCCTGCGGGCAGGCATCGGGTTCGGCGGGTTCTGCTTTCCTAAAGATCTTGAAGCGTTCTACTGGATCTGCCGCAAAAAAGGCTACGATTTCGAACTGCTGCGCACGGTAACGGAAATCAACAACGACCAGAAGATGTGGCCCATCCGCCACGCCGAAGAGGAACTGTGGAATCTGGGCGGCAAAACGGTGGCGGTGCTGGGCCTGGCGTTCAAACCCGACACCGATGACATGCGGTTCGCGCCCAGCCTGGATATTATCCACGCTCTGCGCGAGCGGCGCGCGAAAATCCGCGCTTACGACCCCGTGGCGCAGGAAAACGCGCGCAGGGTGCTCGGCTCGAAAGCGATAACGTTCTGCAAAGACGCTTACGACACCGTCAAAGGGGCCGACTGCGTCATGCTGATCACCGAATGGCCCGAATTCAAGAAACTGGATATGGAAAAAGTGCTCAGGCTGGTCAGGCACCCGATCCTGCTTGACGGGCGGAACCTGTATTCCCCGGCGAAGATGCGGAAACTGGGATTCACCTACAAATCCGTCGGACGGCCCTGATGAAAATACTGGTGACCGGAGCGGCCGGCTTTCTGGGCAGCCATATCTGCGACTACCTGCTGGCGCGGGAGCACCAGGTGGTCGGGATGGACAACCTGCTCACCGGCTCGATCGAAAACATCGAGCATATGTTCCAGAACCCCGGTTTCATGTTCATCCGCCACGACGTGACGAATTATAATCATATCCCCGGCCCGGTGGACGCGATTCTGCATTTCGCCAGCCCGGCCAGCCCGGCCGATTATCTGCAGTTTCCGATCCCGACTCTCAAAGTGGGCGCACTTGGCACCCACAAAGCGCTGGGGCTGGCCAAAGAGAAAAACGCCATTTTCATGCTGGCGTCCACCTCCGAAGTGTATGGCGATCCGCAGGTCAACCCGCAGGTGGAGACCTACTGGGGCAACGTGAACCCGATCGGCCCGCGCGGCGTGTACGACGAGGCGAAACGGTTTGCAGAAGCGCTCGCCACAGCTTATCACCGGTACCACAAACTGCCGATCCGGATAGTGCGGATTTTTAACACGTTCGGGCCTCGAATGCGAATTAACGATGGCCGCGCCGTGCCCAATTTCATGACCCAGGCGCTTACCGGCAAGCCGATAACAATATACGGGTCCGGCTCGCAAACGCGCAGCCTGTGCTATGTAAGCGATCTGGTGGACGGGATTTACCGCGCGCTTGAAAGCGACTGCAATGAACCGATCAATCTTGGCAACCCGCACGAAATCACGGTGCGGGAGCTGGCCGAAACAATAAAAAAGCTCACCGGCAGCGCCGCGCCGATCGTCACCGAACCGCTGCCGCAGGACGATCCGCAGGTGCGCCGGCCCGACATAACGCGCGCCAAAACGGTTTTGGGCTGGGAACCCGAAGTGGAACTTGAAAAAGGCCTGCTTTCCACGGTTGACTATTTCCGCACGCAACTGCGGAAAAAAGGAATTCTGGCGGCCCGGTAAAACCCGGTATTTTGACGGTTTGCCACCCCGCCGCCCGCACCGCGAAAACCCGAATGGCGCGCAGCGGCGGCTGAAAACATTTTCCCGTCCTGCGCGTTTGGGCGGAAGCCGTTCATCCGCCGCCTGCTGGCTTGAACGCGCAGGGAACTGCGATCTTAAACGCAGCTCCCCCGGCTGTGCCATTGGTCTGCCGGTTATTATTACGCTTTACCGGCAAGCCGGGGGTTCTTTTGGTCAGGACTTCGTTTGCCCCGCTTACACAGGATTACACACGCCAGCCCTCTGCTTGAGCCATGCCATGCCGGCAATCATTATGCCGCGCCGGCCGGCGCCGGGATTTTGTGAGCGGAATTTACAAAAGCCGCCCGCGTCAGTTATGACGCGGGCGGCTTTTCCTGAAAAATACGTTAAGCCGGGCAGACCATATTAAATCGGCAGATTGAACCCTTCAAACTCCGGCGCGAGCTTGGGTTTTTCCTCTTTTTTCTCGGCTTTTTTCTTCACCTTTTTCTCCGGTTCCGGTGCGGCGGCCGGTTTTTCATCCGCGACGGTGGTTTCAGCAGCCGGCACGGCGGCGGGAGGCGGCGGGACAACCTTTTTAATCTTCCGGCCCTCTGCAGCGATCTGCTTCTCAAGAATGACCAGATAATCGCGCTTCTGATCCTCCTCCAGCCGCGTCATGAGAACGGAAGGAATGCGGTCAATCGTTTCCTGTATTTTATCGCGTATGACAACCAGCGATTCACGCTTTTTGGAAAGCAGTTCGGACTGCTCGGCATAGTCTTTCAGACGCGCCTCGTATTTCTGGCGGTGCTTTTCAAAAAGCTCGCGCAGCTTCTGCTCCTGATTTTCAGTCAGTCCGAGATCCTCGGCGAGCGAGTCAACCAGCGCGTCATAATTTACCGGGGGTATCGCGGAAGACACCACATTATCGAACTTATCCGCGCATGACTGCGATTCCAGCTCCGGCGCGGCCACCCGTTCTTTTCCGTCGGCCGCGGGCTCGGCGATCTTTTCCTTTGAACCGAACGGCCAGAACGCCTGAGCGGCGGGCGCAGCCGCGCCCAATAGCGCGCCCGACAGCACTGTCAATAAAATTTTTCGCATAAACACCCTCCGCGATTAAAACTCCGCGCCCAGCGCGGACCCGGTTAATGGTAGCATATTTGCCGCCCCGAGCAAATCGGCGGGCTTGCCCGGCACGACGGGCCGGTGAACCCATATGCATGTAAATATTGTACAATATAGGCAATGAAAGCCATCCTCTTTGACCATGGCGGCACCATTGATTCAAACGGCACCGCATGGAAAGAGCTGTTTTTCCCGCTTTATCTGGAATGCGGAATACCCGTGTCGAACGAGCAATTCGACCGGGCGTTTTACGATGCCGACGACAACCTGTCCGCGCGCCACCGCCTTCAGGGGCTGGGGCTTGCCGAAACGGTGCTTCTGCAGGTAACCGACGTGCTGGAAAATCTGCGGATGGAAGATTCCGTCAAAGCCGAAAAAATTGCCGGCGAGTTCGTAAAGAACTGCCGTATGTTTTTCGCCCGGAACAAACCGGTTCTGGCCGCGCTGGCAAAAAAATTCAGGCTGGGCGTTGTGTCGAACAATTACGGGAATCTGGAAAGCATGCTGAACTCCGAGGGGCTGCTCGAGTATTTCGGCGCGGTCGCCGATTCCGGCGCGGTAGGCAGCGCCAAGCCGGATAAAGGGATTTTTCTGCACGCGCTGGACCGGCTGGCCGTTTCTCCGCGCGACGCCATGATGGTGGGCGATTGCGCGCGCCGCGATATCGCGGGCGCGCTCGCGCTGGACATGCGGGCGGCTTTTCTGCGCGGCAGCCGGAAAGAACAGGCGCTGCCGCAGGACTGGGGGGCGCGGGTAATCGTGCTCGACTCTTTGCAGGAACTGCCGGAGAAACTGGCCGCCGGGGGATTTTGACCGGGAAATTTTTATCAGGATAAGGAGCAACGCCACATGATGTTTCAAAAACACGCCGGCATCTTCGCCGCGGGTCACGGCACAAGGCTTCAGGCCGCGTTTCCCGGCATAGTCAAGCCGATGGTTCCGCTCATAAACGTTCCGCTCATAGAATGGACCGTGCGGATTCTGAAAACCGCCGGGTTCGAGGATTTCACGATACTCTTAAATTCCGCCGGCAAACCCGCGCGCGCGCATCTCAAGCAGGCTTTTCCCGACCTGAATTTCGTTTTTCTGGTAAAAGACACCGAAACCTCCTATGAAAGTTTCCGGCTGGTGGCGCAGACCCTGGCCCAGAAAACCGACCATTTTCTGCTGAGCACGGTGGATTCGCTGTACAATCCCGCCGATCTGGAGAAATTCATCGTATCGGCCCAGTCGAGCTTCGCGGACGCCGTGCTGGGCGTGACCGACCGCGTGGCGGACACCAAACCGCTCTGGGCCGATATCGAGGACAACGGCCTGATTTCCCGGCTGGGGCCGGGCTGCGCGCAGAAAAAATTTGTGACCAGCGGGATTTACTTCCTGACCAGCGCGCTGGCCGAACAGATGCCGGAAACCAGGAACTACGCCGCTTTGCGGGAATATCTAGCCGATATCGCAGCGCAGGGCAAACGGATATCGTCGTTCCCCATCCGCCAGAGCGTGGACGTGGACACGCCGGACGATATTGAGTTTGCCGAGGAATTCCTGTACAAACAGTTTCTCCGCAAGCCGGGGGAGAAGTGGGGCTGAGGCCTCCGTCATTAACCGCTTATGCCGAAAATACTCGCCATCTACCGTGAAATCACCAACTCGCCCAACCATGAGCAGGATGATACGCTCATTCTGCGCGCCGTCGCGGAGGAGTTGAGCAAGCTCGGAGCGGAAACCGCTCTGCTGGAGCCTGAAAAAATCGGTTCCGTAAACCCGGCGGAGTGGGACGCCGTCATTCCGATGTGCGAAAATCCTCCCGCGCTCAAAACAATCGCCGGCTGGAAAGGCCCCCATATAGTCAACCCCGTCGAAGCGGTGCTGAACTGCTACCGCGTGAATATGACGCCGCTCATGAGCGCGTGCGGCGAAATACATCCGAAAACCGAGATTATCCCGACCGAGGCGCTCGGCGCGGGCAAACCGGTTTCCTGTTTCGGGCCCAAGGGCGCATGGGTCAAGCGCGGGGACGTGCACAACACCTGCGACCACGACGTCGTTTACATCGGAAACTGGGCGGATGCCATGGCGGTGCGCCGGGATTTCGAGCCGCGCGGAATCACCAGCGTGGTGGTGCAGGAACACATTGACGGCGATCTGGTAAAGTTTTACGCGGTCGGCCCGCTTAAATGGTTCGGCTGGTTCTATCACAGCGACCCCGCCAACCGGACGCATTCTTTCGATCTGGAAAAACTTGAAAACCACGCGGCGCAGGTGGCGCGCGCGGTAGGTCTGGAAGTCTACGGCGGCGACGCCATCATCACGCCGCAGGGCCGGATTTATGTTATTGACATCAATTCCTGGCCGAGCTTCGCCAGAGTGCGCGACGAGGTAAAAACCCCCATCGCGCAGCACATTTACGCCAAAGTTTCGGGCAAACACGCCGGCCGCAGGGCCGTTAAAGGAGCCGTACTATGACAACAGCAGTGAAATCGGAAGCATTCAAAGCGGGGCCGAAATCCTCCGCGCTTATCGCGGAAGAGCAGAAATACATCGCCCCCGGCAGCCAGCAGATCGGCACATTTTCGGGTGTGGCCATGGAGCGCGGGGAAGGCTCGTATTTCATAGACGTTGACGGCAACCGCTATCTGGACCTTTATGCGGGAGTGGGCGTGGCCAGCATCGGGCACGCGCATCCCAGATACGTCAAAATCCTTTCCGAACAGATCGGGAAAATCGGAGTGGGCAGCTTCTCGACCGAAAACCGGATGAAATTTCTCAAGCTGCTCGCGTCCGTCGCGCCGGGCGAGCTCAAGCGCACGCAGCTCTATTCGGGCGGAGCGGAAGCGGTGGAAGCGGCCCTGCGCCTCGCGAAAAGCTACACCGGCAATTACGAATTCGTGGGTTTCTGGGGCGGATTCCACGGAAAATCCATGGGCGTGCTCGGCCTGCTG
The DNA window shown above is from Elusimicrobiaceae bacterium and carries:
- a CDS encoding UDP-glucose/GDP-mannose dehydrogenase family protein, with translation MKKMNICVVGTGYVGLVTGACLAQAGHRVVCVDSDIRKIAMLEKGEIPIYEPGLAEVVAKNRKAGRLFFTRSIAQGIIHKGHHADAAFIAVGTPPRSDGSADLSFVEKVTEEIALAITQYTVIVEKSTVPVETGEWIAKTAARFVRKGVEFGVASNPEFLREGSAVTDFLHPDRVVVGTESDRTAKVMKDIYAPLDCPILLTDTKSSELIKHASNSFLAAKISFINAVGALCERTGANVEDVAKGMGMDARIGHSFLRAGIGFGGFCFPKDLEAFYWICRKKGYDFELLRTVTEINNDQKMWPIRHAEEELWNLGGKTVAVLGLAFKPDTDDMRFAPSLDIIHALRERRAKIRAYDPVAQENARRVLGSKAITFCKDAYDTVKGADCVMLITEWPEFKKLDMEKVLRLVRHPILLDGRNLYSPAKMRKLGFTYKSVGRP
- a CDS encoding NDP-sugar synthase, with product MMFQKHAGIFAAGHGTRLQAAFPGIVKPMVPLINVPLIEWTVRILKTAGFEDFTILLNSAGKPARAHLKQAFPDLNFVFLVKDTETSYESFRLVAQTLAQKTDHFLLSTVDSLYNPADLEKFIVSAQSSFADAVLGVTDRVADTKPLWADIEDNGLISRLGPGCAQKKFVTSGIYFLTSALAEQMPETRNYAALREYLADIAAQGKRISSFPIRQSVDVDTPDDIEFAEEFLYKQFLRKPGEKWG
- a CDS encoding ComF family protein codes for the protein MQQLKTLVLHILLPHTCAHCGADLPFGKTALLCRACQAKLLPVSYPLCLRCGLPLPDGGAHCRHCLGVKADGYKCRIIRSALHLTPELKSAVHSFKYRYKPGMAAYLAQYMQLAYLRHPELHGADALVPVPMHEKRLAERGFNQSAALAQELARAVKIPVADALLSKTSPTAQQAKLNRGQRQKNLLNSFAAAPGAKGLEVLLIDDICTTGATLEECARALRRAGAGRVRALTLARELPPARKPAAPDTAGDMDP
- a CDS encoding nucleotide sugar dehydrogenase, encoding MRNFPELAATKKAAVGIIGQGYVGLPLAVEFARAGFKVTGFEVDLKKVAGLNAGKSYVDDIADDTLSPLVQSGALRCTGDFSELAAQDAIIICVPTPLRKSKDPDVSYIVAAVESVRKYLRRGQLIILESTTYPGTTTELVRPMLEETGFKTGRDFYLAFSPERVDPGNPDYGIINTPKVVGGETAACTEYAAALYGAVVERVLKVSNTRAAELVKLLENTFRAVNIGMVNEFALMCDRLGLNVWEILDAAATKPFGYMPFYPGPGIGGHCIPLDPHYLGWKMKTLNFEPRFIELAGTINSTMPAYVVNRVYRMLNEAGKCLSGSAILVMGVTYKADISDPRESPALDVISLLGKTGARVDYHDRYVREFAVAGKKLVSKKLSAAMLAKYDCVVILTAHKCVDYRELVRHSALVFDTRNAAKGIRSKKIVRL
- a CDS encoding SDR family oxidoreductase, producing MKILVTGAAGFLGSHICDYLLAREHQVVGMDNLLTGSIENIEHMFQNPGFMFIRHDVTNYNHIPGPVDAILHFASPASPADYLQFPIPTLKVGALGTHKALGLAKEKNAIFMLASTSEVYGDPQVNPQVETYWGNVNPIGPRGVYDEAKRFAEALATAYHRYHKLPIRIVRIFNTFGPRMRINDGRAVPNFMTQALTGKPITIYGSGSQTRSLCYVSDLVDGIYRALESDCNEPINLGNPHEITVRELAETIKKLTGSAAPIVTEPLPQDDPQVRRPDITRAKTVLGWEPEVELEKGLLSTVDYFRTQLRKKGILAAR
- a CDS encoding HAD family hydrolase — its product is MKAILFDHGGTIDSNGTAWKELFFPLYLECGIPVSNEQFDRAFYDADDNLSARHRLQGLGLAETVLLQVTDVLENLRMEDSVKAEKIAGEFVKNCRMFFARNKPVLAALAKKFRLGVVSNNYGNLESMLNSEGLLEYFGAVADSGAVGSAKPDKGIFLHALDRLAVSPRDAMMVGDCARRDIAGALALDMRAAFLRGSRKEQALPQDWGARVIVLDSLQELPEKLAAGGF